In Dyadobacter subterraneus, a single genomic region encodes these proteins:
- a CDS encoding DUF2807 domain-containing protein, with amino-acid sequence MKKSNILIIGLLAITLLFVVGSNLVLKAEFEKIDQSDPFYGYKRETLKPFSFVKIAGKQIGVTQIQSGADFKIFYNAERKMLDWKINGDTLELRHIAESDEYANSYYDFDSKPIIYVTTPQLSGIDVAKTVNIVKGFQIKSLDINQNGNSTLLTDNTIDNLSAKLIAGGYLVINAKNKIGTSHIQVKDSSQLSTEKDVFKSFQVGVDSLAKIKLPGSLYRKVNL; translated from the coding sequence ATGAAAAAAAGTAATATTTTAATTATTGGGCTGCTGGCAATCACGCTTCTTTTTGTTGTCGGTTCCAATCTGGTACTCAAAGCTGAATTTGAGAAAATCGATCAGAGTGATCCGTTTTACGGATACAAAAGAGAAACGCTTAAACCTTTCAGCTTTGTAAAAATTGCAGGTAAACAAATTGGCGTAACACAAATTCAGTCAGGGGCGGATTTTAAAATCTTTTATAATGCTGAAAGAAAAATGCTGGATTGGAAAATAAACGGAGACACATTGGAATTGAGGCATATAGCAGAATCAGATGAGTATGCCAACAGTTATTACGACTTCGATTCAAAACCAATCATTTACGTAACCACGCCACAATTGTCGGGAATTGATGTGGCTAAAACTGTGAATATTGTAAAAGGTTTCCAAATCAAAAGTCTGGATATAAATCAGAATGGCAATTCCACCTTGCTTACCGACAATACTATCGACAATCTATCGGCCAAACTTATAGCCGGCGGATATCTCGTGATCAATGCAAAAAATAAAATCGGGACTTCGCATATTCAGGTAAAAGACAGTAGTCAACTGAGTACTGAAAAAGATGTTTTTAAGTCATTTCAGGTTGGCGTGGATAGTCTGGCGAAAATTAAATTGCCTGGGAGTTTGTATAGAAAGGTTAATTTATAA
- a CDS encoding type II toxin-antitoxin system Phd/YefM family antitoxin, whose translation MLVISSREFRDNQKKYMDLVDKNEQVIIQRGKEKAYILTPVGEKDKYFMDPETAADIQEGINQYRAGKTTKIDKADFDKLLGL comes from the coding sequence ATGCTTGTAATTAGTTCGAGAGAATTCAGAGATAACCAAAAGAAATACATGGATCTCGTTGATAAAAACGAACAGGTTATCATTCAAAGAGGTAAGGAAAAAGCTTATATCCTGACTCCTGTCGGTGAAAAGGATAAATATTTCATGGATCCGGAAACCGCTGCTGATATTCAGGAAGGAATAAACCAGTATCGCGCAGGCAAGACAACAAAAATTGACAAAGCCGACTTCGACAAATTACTCGGCTTATGA
- a CDS encoding Txe/YoeB family addiction module toxin: MSFSIEFTPRALEGIEKLKKSGNKPLLNKLRKLLDELLEHPYTGTGQPEQLKHQFAGFWSRRINQEHRIVYAVDEKNVIVTVVSAKGHYK, encoded by the coding sequence ATGAGTTTTTCTATTGAGTTTACCCCCAGGGCCCTGGAAGGGATTGAAAAACTCAAAAAGTCTGGTAATAAGCCGCTACTCAATAAATTGCGGAAACTTCTTGATGAACTTTTAGAACATCCGTACACTGGTACCGGACAGCCGGAACAGCTCAAACATCAATTTGCAGGATTCTGGTCACGAAGAATAAATCAGGAACACAGAATAGTTTATGCGGTTGACGAGAAAAATGTAATTGTTACGGTAGTTTCAGCCAAAGGCCACTATAAATAA
- a CDS encoding carbohydrate-binding family 9-like protein, with product MKNFNLLTEKNRFQFFNHINFQIASILALSGSFAVQGTSYAQAANPPKTYVCYQISQDIVVDGKMDEKSWKDAEWTSSFVDIEGEKKPLPLQNTRAKMLWDDKYLYIAAVMDEEHIWAYQNKKDQIVYLENDFEVFIDPDNDTDNYYELEINALNNSFDLFLPRPYRKGGQPQLTWDIKNLRSAVSIEGTINDGTDRDKRWTLEIAIPFESLSTERITFVKPDPEKIWRINFSRVNWQHQIDENGKYSRKKNPETGKTLPEYNWVWSPQGVINMHVPEHWGFLQFNTQKVGKRKHR from the coding sequence TTGAAAAATTTTAATTTACTCACCGAAAAAAACAGGTTTCAATTTTTTAACCATATTAACTTCCAAATAGCGTCCATTCTGGCACTTTCCGGAAGTTTTGCTGTTCAAGGTACTTCTTACGCACAAGCGGCAAATCCACCGAAAACATATGTTTGCTACCAGATCAGTCAAGACATTGTCGTTGATGGGAAAATGGATGAAAAGTCTTGGAAAGATGCTGAATGGACTTCTTCATTCGTAGATATCGAAGGAGAGAAAAAACCCTTGCCCCTTCAAAACACCCGGGCCAAAATGCTTTGGGATGATAAATATCTTTACATAGCCGCCGTAATGGACGAAGAGCATATCTGGGCTTATCAAAACAAAAAGGATCAGATCGTTTATCTGGAAAATGATTTTGAAGTTTTTATTGATCCAGATAACGACACCGACAATTATTACGAACTTGAAATAAACGCGCTGAATAACTCCTTTGATCTTTTTTTGCCAAGACCTTACAGAAAAGGTGGCCAGCCGCAACTTACCTGGGATATTAAAAATTTACGATCTGCGGTATCCATAGAAGGCACAATTAATGACGGAACGGATAGGGATAAACGCTGGACGTTAGAGATTGCAATTCCATTTGAATCACTAAGTACTGAGCGTATTACATTTGTGAAACCTGATCCGGAAAAAATCTGGCGGATTAATTTTTCCCGCGTCAACTGGCAACATCAGATAGATGAAAACGGGAAATACAGCCGGAAGAAAAATCCTGAGACCGGAAAAACACTACCGGAATATAACTGGGTCTGGTCTCCTCAGGGCGTTATCAATATGCATGTACCGGAGCATTGGGGATTTCTTCAGTTCAACACGCAAAAAGTTGGAAAAAGAAAACACAGATAG
- a CDS encoding glycoside hydrolase family 9 protein, with protein MRQQRSGFNPFLKDSCHTTDGYTMYGPMPDTTKIDVSGGWHDATDYLQYATTSANATYHLLAAYRDFPGAFSDQHLANGLAGKNGTSDVLDEARWGIEWLLKMHPRKDWLFNQLADDRDHVGFRLPTKDSANYGVGPGKGRPVYFATGMPQGLGKYKNKSTGVASIAGKFASAFALGSSIYQKTDPPLAHMLREKSLSAYQLGLAKPGVAQTAPNRSPYFYEEDNWTDDMELGSAALYQLTGEKKYLDQSLTYSTEEKITPWMGADTARHYQWYPFHNFGHYELAKKAVGKNKTELLAYYKEGIEKVWKKASENGFFRGIPFIWCSNNLTTSFAIQCYLYREISGDKKYEELEQACFDWLFGCNPWGKSMVYGLPAHGDTPKFPHSSLTLLYQYPLDGGLVDGPVYGSIFRNLKGLKLEREDQYAEFQSDYVVYHDDFGDYSTNEPTMDGTASLIYLLAAKQHESKSGNIEKLPLKSHGAVIRGDQTRKQIALVFTGDEFGDGGEFISQSLKKHNVKGSFFLTGNFYRNREFQTLITKLKRDGNYLGSHSDKHLLYCDWQRRDSLLVTKKEFETDLTNSFKELNKFKIAKSAAGYFLPPYEWYNDTIANWTRNLGLKLVNFSPGTRSSADYTFPEMGKRYVDSETIYKSIFDFEQQSETGLNGFLLLIHIGTDPRRKDKFYNYLPRLIADLKKRGYQFVKINEMR; from the coding sequence ATGCGCCAGCAAAGAAGCGGGTTTAATCCTTTCCTGAAAGATTCGTGCCATACCACGGATGGCTACACCATGTATGGACCAATGCCAGACACAACAAAAATCGATGTATCCGGCGGCTGGCATGATGCTACGGATTATTTGCAATACGCAACTACTTCTGCTAATGCAACTTATCATTTGCTCGCTGCCTACCGTGATTTCCCGGGTGCATTTTCTGATCAGCATCTGGCAAACGGATTGGCAGGAAAAAACGGAACATCAGATGTTTTGGATGAGGCGCGCTGGGGAATTGAATGGCTTCTAAAAATGCATCCGCGTAAAGACTGGCTTTTCAATCAATTGGCTGATGATCGTGATCATGTAGGTTTCAGATTACCCACAAAAGATTCGGCTAATTATGGAGTTGGTCCGGGAAAAGGACGACCGGTTTATTTTGCAACAGGAATGCCGCAGGGTTTGGGAAAATACAAAAACAAATCAACCGGCGTGGCATCTATTGCCGGCAAATTTGCGAGTGCTTTTGCACTGGGCTCTTCAATTTATCAAAAAACAGATCCGCCGCTGGCGCATATGCTGAGAGAAAAATCGTTATCGGCATATCAGCTCGGTTTGGCTAAACCAGGCGTAGCCCAAACCGCACCAAACCGCAGCCCGTATTTCTACGAGGAAGACAACTGGACGGATGACATGGAACTGGGTTCGGCTGCATTATATCAATTGACCGGTGAGAAAAAATATCTTGATCAATCCCTGACTTATAGCACAGAAGAAAAAATTACTCCCTGGATGGGTGCGGACACCGCGCGACATTACCAGTGGTATCCATTCCATAATTTTGGTCATTACGAACTAGCCAAAAAAGCAGTTGGAAAAAACAAAACGGAATTACTGGCATACTACAAGGAAGGTATTGAAAAGGTCTGGAAAAAGGCTTCGGAAAATGGTTTTTTCAGAGGAATACCGTTTATCTGGTGTTCCAATAATTTGACAACTTCTTTTGCTATTCAGTGTTATTTGTATCGTGAAATAAGTGGCGATAAAAAATATGAGGAGCTTGAACAGGCTTGCTTTGACTGGCTTTTTGGTTGTAATCCATGGGGTAAAAGTATGGTTTACGGACTGCCAGCCCACGGTGATACGCCCAAATTTCCACACTCTTCACTTACCTTGTTATATCAGTATCCGTTGGACGGAGGTTTGGTTGATGGCCCTGTTTATGGAAGTATTTTCAGGAATCTGAAAGGTCTGAAACTGGAACGAGAAGATCAATATGCTGAATTTCAATCTGATTACGTTGTATATCACGATGATTTTGGAGATTACAGTACCAATGAGCCTACCATGGACGGAACTGCTTCTCTGATTTATTTACTAGCCGCAAAACAGCATGAATCAAAGTCTGGAAATATCGAGAAACTACCTTTGAAATCACACGGAGCAGTGATTCGGGGAGACCAGACCAGAAAGCAAATTGCTTTGGTTTTTACAGGCGATGAATTTGGTGACGGCGGAGAATTTATTTCTCAAAGTTTAAAGAAGCATAACGTGAAGGGATCATTTTTCCTGACGGGCAATTTTTATCGCAATAGGGAATTTCAAACACTAATTACGAAGCTAAAAAGGGATGGCAATTATCTGGGATCGCATTCTGACAAACATCTGCTTTACTGCGACTGGCAAAGGCGGGATAGCCTTTTGGTAACGAAAAAGGAATTTGAAACGGATCTCACGAATTCTTTTAAGGAATTAAATAAGTTTAAAATTGCCAAATCAGCGGCCGGATACTTTTTGCCGCCCTATGAATGGTACAACGATACTATCGCAAATTGGACCCGGAACTTAGGTTTGAAACTTGTCAATTTTTCTCCCGGAACAAGAAGCAGTGCTGACTATACTTTTCCCGAAATGGGAAAACGATATGTTGACAGTGAAACAATTTACAAATCCATTTTCGATTTTGAGCAGCAGTCCGAAACTGGCCTGAATGGTTTTTTGCTGCTCATTCATATCGGCACAGATCCAAGACGTAAGGATAAATTTTATAATTATTTACCGAGACTGATTGCTGATCTGAAAAAGCGTGGTTATCAATTTGTCAAAATCAATGAAATGCGTTAA
- a CDS encoding cellulase N-terminal Ig-like domain-containing protein — MASSFKTDDPATSWIRINQLGYLPAGSKVAVWATKAETLPTVFQLRDSETSKVVFSGKVGKSYGKYGPFNQLLRLNFSTVKTPGSFYLKCGNAVSPVFKIGHDVYAGAADFGLR, encoded by the coding sequence ATGGCAAGTTCTTTTAAAACAGATGATCCGGCTACATCCTGGATTCGGATCAATCAGCTTGGCTATTTACCGGCCGGAAGCAAAGTGGCCGTTTGGGCTACCAAAGCTGAAACGCTGCCAACTGTTTTTCAACTTAGAGATTCAGAAACTTCAAAAGTTGTTTTTTCAGGTAAGGTCGGAAAAAGCTATGGAAAATATGGACCTTTTAATCAGCTGTTACGCCTCAATTTCAGTACGGTAAAAACACCTGGAAGTTTTTATTTAAAATGTGGAAATGCAGTTTCGCCGGTTTTCAAAATCGGTCATGATGTATATGCAGGTGCCGCTGATTTTGGTCTTCGTTAA
- the rpiA gene encoding ribose-5-phosphate isomerase RpiA, whose protein sequence is MRDFVNEKKLAAKEAVKLLFDHQIVGLGSGSSATFAIIEIGERVKNGLKIQGVPTSDKSKELAISLNIPLLEIEDVDSIDITIDGADEFTTDLNLIKGGGSFLLKEKVVASLTKREIIIADSSKKVELLGKFTVPVEVIPYASTYVTKQLEKLNGVGKVRLTDDKPLITEEGNYIIDTDFGLITDPATLSDKLHTITGVVEHGLFINLASVVIMGNGDSTVTFS, encoded by the coding sequence ATGAGAGATTTTGTAAATGAAAAGAAACTGGCAGCCAAAGAAGCAGTAAAACTTCTTTTTGATCATCAGATTGTAGGTTTGGGATCGGGCTCATCGGCTACTTTTGCCATTATTGAAATTGGCGAAAGAGTCAAAAATGGTTTAAAAATACAGGGTGTTCCTACTTCCGATAAATCAAAAGAACTTGCCATATCACTAAATATTCCATTGCTGGAAATTGAGGATGTTGATTCCATTGACATTACAATCGATGGTGCGGATGAATTTACAACCGACCTGAACCTTATTAAAGGCGGAGGCAGTTTTCTTTTAAAAGAAAAGGTGGTTGCTTCTTTGACAAAGCGGGAAATTATTATTGCCGATTCGTCTAAAAAAGTGGAATTGCTGGGGAAATTCACCGTTCCGGTTGAAGTAATTCCATATGCATCCACTTATGTGACTAAACAACTGGAAAAACTCAATGGCGTTGGTAAAGTCCGTTTGACCGACGACAAACCGCTGATTACCGAAGAAGGTAACTATATCATCGATACGGATTTTGGCCTGATTACTGATCCTGCCACACTTTCTGACAAACTTCATACAATTACAGGCGTTGTCGAACATGGGCTTTTTATAAATCTTGCAAGCGTGGTCATTATGGGAAATGGCGATTCGACGGTAACTTTTTCCTGA
- a CDS encoding chemotaxis protein CheB: protein MFPSFMVLTKKSKIQPPATIQNFPVIGIGASAGGLDAFKQFLKAISEKSGMAYVLVQHLNPSHESILPEILDKVTNIPVNEITDDIHLAPDHIYVIPANKILTTYDGVLKLEPRENIKKNQAIDVFFSSLAAVHKELAVGIVLSGTGSDGSLGLEAIKEHGGMTFAQDQESAAHGEMPESAVNAGVVDFVMPPEKMPDKLLQIAIVRKEEVDTDEETWKNDTVYRQILALLQQQSNVDFTYYKQTTIRRRIARRMFNAKTENIAQYLKVLRADKSEQQALFQDLLIPVTSFFRDPITFDALSEKVLPILFKNRAEGEPIRIWVAGCSTGQEAFTMAICLCEYLGDKIKDHRIQIFASDISEIAIRRAREGKYSKIEVQMLSEARLEKYFTETNGSYLINKDIRDMCVFAIQNFLKDPPFAKIDLISCRNVLIYMNGFLQKKALNTFHYALQKNGFLILGKSETPSVVSESFSIFIRNLKIYTRKSVPGRFMHVATERKDELAAKKDMKVAKADMPLTGFRKTAEAILLSRYTPASVIVNDQMDIVHIHGIITPFLEPSPGKPTYNIFKMAREGLGFELRNALYKAKSTNAQVIKEGIPSKINGQQQLVTIDIIPLINTVEPHFLIVFEKTPQPELFPAGQGAGSESSASQLRIEHLENELAQTREDMRNITEEQEAANEELQTASEELQSSSEEMQSLNEELETSREELQSSNEELVILNQELLDKQEQVNTARLYSEAIVTTIREPLIILDKSLRIKTANTSFYKKFNFNEKDTVDKLFYELQDNQWDDHVLRSLLEKILPQKTRLEDFEIILNFPSLGERTMLLNARQVLNEVTAEKLILLAIEDITERKTAELNLKNFSEELEAKVKERTADLVQTNMQLEQFAHAASHDLQEPLRKIVTFSNRLQAKHKNEFSEEVSSYLEKIEGASTRMSRLIQDLLNYSYLINHDILFAPTDLDETLKDILNDFELLIDQKKAKITSDTLPIIEAIPLQMNQLFYNLISNALKFSLDNVPPVIHISIHSLSEKETKKHPGLNSRVKYCEIIFKDNGIGFDQKYDEQIFTIFQRLNQPAKYQGTGIGLALTKKIIENHHGEIYVEAKEYAGAAFHIILPIQQFDTMQLNKS, encoded by the coding sequence ATGTTTCCTTCATTTATGGTATTAACCAAAAAAAGTAAAATTCAGCCACCTGCCACAATACAGAATTTTCCGGTAATAGGTATTGGGGCGTCAGCAGGAGGGCTTGATGCTTTCAAACAATTCCTGAAAGCGATTTCTGAAAAATCCGGGATGGCTTATGTCCTGGTGCAGCATCTGAATCCGTCGCACGAAAGTATCCTGCCGGAAATTCTGGATAAAGTGACCAATATTCCGGTTAACGAAATCACGGATGACATTCATTTGGCACCGGATCATATCTATGTTATTCCAGCCAATAAAATCCTTACTACTTACGATGGTGTACTCAAACTTGAACCTCGTGAGAATATCAAAAAAAACCAGGCGATCGATGTTTTCTTTTCGTCGCTGGCGGCTGTGCATAAGGAGTTAGCCGTAGGAATCGTGCTGTCGGGAACTGGCTCGGATGGAAGTTTGGGGCTAGAAGCTATCAAGGAACATGGGGGAATGACCTTTGCGCAGGATCAGGAATCTGCCGCGCATGGTGAAATGCCTGAAAGTGCCGTTAATGCAGGTGTTGTTGATTTTGTAATGCCCCCTGAAAAAATGCCGGATAAGCTTTTACAGATTGCAATTGTCAGAAAAGAGGAGGTGGATACCGACGAAGAAACCTGGAAAAATGACACCGTTTACAGACAGATATTGGCTTTACTTCAGCAGCAAAGCAACGTGGATTTTACGTATTACAAGCAGACAACTATCCGAAGGCGCATTGCCAGAAGAATGTTTAATGCCAAAACAGAAAATATAGCACAGTATCTGAAAGTTTTGCGTGCAGACAAATCTGAGCAGCAGGCATTATTCCAGGACCTACTGATTCCTGTGACCTCATTTTTCCGCGATCCCATCACCTTTGATGCGTTATCAGAAAAGGTTCTGCCCATTTTATTCAAAAACAGGGCAGAAGGGGAGCCAATCCGTATATGGGTTGCAGGTTGTTCTACCGGGCAGGAGGCGTTTACAATGGCGATTTGTCTTTGTGAATATTTAGGAGATAAAATCAAGGATCACCGCATCCAGATATTTGCTTCTGATATTTCTGAAATCGCCATCCGCAGAGCCAGAGAAGGTAAATACAGCAAAATAGAAGTTCAGATGCTGTCAGAGGCCAGGTTAGAAAAGTATTTTACTGAAACGAACGGAAGTTATCTGATCAATAAAGACATTCGGGATATGTGTGTATTTGCTATTCAGAATTTTTTGAAGGATCCTCCTTTTGCAAAAATTGATCTGATCAGCTGCCGGAATGTGCTGATCTATATGAATGGTTTTTTACAGAAAAAGGCACTGAATACTTTTCATTATGCCCTTCAGAAAAACGGATTTTTAATATTAGGCAAGTCAGAAACGCCTAGTGTTGTTTCTGAGTCTTTCAGCATATTTATCAGAAACCTGAAAATCTATACACGCAAGTCAGTTCCTGGCCGCTTTATGCATGTGGCGACGGAACGAAAAGATGAACTGGCAGCAAAAAAAGATATGAAGGTTGCAAAAGCAGATATGCCGCTCACAGGATTCCGGAAAACTGCCGAAGCGATTTTACTTTCCAGATACACCCCGGCCAGTGTGATTGTAAATGACCAGATGGACATTGTTCACATCCATGGTATTATTACGCCGTTTCTTGAACCGTCACCGGGAAAACCTACTTACAATATTTTTAAAATGGCCCGTGAGGGATTAGGTTTTGAATTAAGAAATGCCTTATACAAAGCCAAATCTACTAATGCGCAGGTTATTAAGGAGGGAATTCCATCAAAAATTAACGGGCAGCAACAACTGGTAACGATTGACATTATACCGCTTATCAATACTGTTGAACCTCATTTTTTGATCGTTTTCGAGAAAACGCCTCAGCCGGAATTATTTCCCGCCGGACAAGGTGCGGGTTCAGAAAGTTCGGCTTCTCAACTACGGATTGAGCACCTGGAAAATGAACTTGCCCAGACCCGTGAAGATATGCGGAACATTACCGAAGAACAGGAAGCCGCTAACGAAGAACTTCAAACCGCAAGTGAAGAACTTCAAAGCAGCAGTGAGGAAATGCAGAGCCTGAATGAGGAACTGGAAACATCAAGAGAAGAATTGCAGTCTAGCAATGAGGAACTGGTTATTTTGAATCAGGAATTGCTTGACAAGCAGGAACAGGTCAACACGGCCCGATTATATTCAGAGGCCATTGTAACTACCATCAGAGAACCGCTGATTATTCTGGATAAAAGTCTTCGTATCAAAACGGCGAATACATCTTTTTACAAGAAATTCAATTTTAATGAAAAGGATACAGTGGACAAGCTTTTCTATGAATTGCAGGATAATCAGTGGGACGACCATGTACTGCGATCATTGCTTGAAAAAATTCTTCCCCAGAAAACCCGGCTTGAAGATTTTGAAATAATCCTGAACTTTCCCTCGCTTGGAGAAAGAACTATGTTGCTTAATGCCAGGCAGGTTTTGAATGAAGTTACGGCTGAAAAATTAATTTTGCTGGCTATTGAAGATATTACTGAAAGAAAAACCGCCGAACTTAATCTTAAAAATTTCTCGGAAGAATTAGAGGCAAAAGTAAAAGAACGGACCGCGGATCTTGTACAAACCAATATGCAGCTGGAACAATTTGCCCACGCTGCCAGCCACGATTTACAGGAACCGCTTCGTAAAATTGTTACTTTTTCAAACCGTTTGCAGGCCAAACATAAAAATGAGTTTTCAGAAGAGGTAAGTTCGTACCTGGAAAAAATCGAAGGTGCATCCACACGCATGAGCAGGCTGATTCAGGATTTGTTGAATTATTCTTATCTCATTAACCACGATATTCTTTTCGCTCCAACAGATCTGGATGAAACGTTAAAAGACATTCTGAACGATTTTGAGCTTTTGATCGATCAGAAAAAAGCAAAAATAACCAGTGATACGCTGCCAATTATTGAAGCCATTCCTTTGCAGATGAATCAGTTATTTTATAATCTGATCAGTAATGCGCTTAAATTTTCCCTGGATAATGTCCCGCCGGTTATTCACATTTCTATTCATTCACTGTCAGAAAAAGAAACAAAAAAACACCCGGGATTGAATAGTAGGGTTAAGTATTGTGAAATTATTTTCAAGGATAATGGTATCGGTTTTGACCAGAAATACGACGAACAGATTTTCACGATTTTCCAGCGTCTTAATCAGCCGGCGAAATATCAGGGAACGGGTATAGGCCTTGCGCTGACCAAAAAGATTATTGAAAATCATCATGGCGAAATATATGTAGAAGCCAAGGAATATGCCGGAGCTGCGTTTCATATTATTTTGCCGATTCAGCAATTTGATACCATGCAGCTGAATAAATCCTGA
- a CDS encoding response regulator: MTNALTFMIVDDDADDCEFFHEAISEINPLFKCLTASNGEEALMKLRGEAQPLPDFIFLDLNMQRMDGRKCLAELKKDLNLKDIPVIILTTSASQKDIDETKMLGAFHFMTKPSEYQKLRKEIAFVLSQNKSGHPGITL; this comes from the coding sequence ATGACAAATGCATTAACATTTATGATTGTGGACGACGATGCCGATGACTGCGAATTTTTCCACGAAGCAATCAGCGAAATCAATCCATTATTCAAGTGCCTAACAGCCAGCAACGGCGAGGAAGCATTAATGAAATTGCGAGGTGAAGCACAGCCTTTGCCCGATTTTATATTTCTCGATTTGAATATGCAGCGTATGGATGGAAGAAAATGCCTTGCCGAATTAAAAAAAGATTTAAACCTTAAAGATATTCCGGTGATTATTTTGACCACCTCGGCTTCACAAAAAGATATTGATGAAACAAAAATGCTAGGAGCGTTTCATTTTATGACCAAACCATCCGAATATCAAAAATTACGAAAAGAAATAGCATTTGTTCTGTCGCAGAACAAGTCAGGACATCCGGGAATTACACTATGA
- a CDS encoding response regulator — MTNAKTIYLVDDDDDDRMLIREAIEGIVKNVTIVEITDGQELLELIEKVNLETDPSLILMDMNMPRMSGIESLSILKSNPSLRHIPIVMISTTSNNELIRQAYDQGINAYITKPVSIQEYNHLAEAINVCFLSNYPTLKSIPASINLTTQQILIIEDNHDHWELMKLTLNTSMPNIKLTRTEDRESTLLFLTDRLKNAQPLPELILLDLYMPNRSDGLQILAAIRNFFTMHRLMMIPIIVISSSDHIDDIKESYRNSANGYMVKSPDLEDSLFYFQELAHFWKSAITLPKKV, encoded by the coding sequence ATGACAAATGCCAAAACTATTTACCTTGTAGACGACGACGATGACGACCGGATGTTAATCCGTGAAGCTATTGAGGGAATTGTGAAAAATGTAACGATTGTAGAAATAACCGACGGACAAGAGCTCCTTGAACTTATTGAAAAAGTGAACCTGGAAACGGATCCTTCGCTGATATTAATGGACATGAATATGCCCAGGATGAGCGGTATAGAATCTCTTTCAATTCTGAAATCCAATCCTTCCCTTCGTCATATTCCGATTGTGATGATTTCCACAACTTCCAATAATGAACTTATCAGACAGGCTTATGATCAGGGAATTAATGCATATATCACTAAACCTGTATCAATCCAGGAATACAATCATCTGGCAGAAGCTATCAATGTATGCTTTCTAAGTAACTACCCGACGCTCAAATCTATTCCCGCCAGCATAAACCTGACAACGCAACAAATTCTGATTATAGAGGATAATCATGACCACTGGGAGCTGATGAAATTGACGCTGAATACCAGCATGCCAAATATTAAATTAACCAGAACCGAAGATCGGGAAAGTACACTTCTTTTTTTGACGGACCGGTTAAAAAATGCACAGCCCTTGCCGGAATTAATTTTACTTGATTTGTATATGCCTAACCGTAGTGACGGATTACAAATACTGGCAGCTATCCGGAATTTCTTTACAATGCACCGATTGATGATGATTCCCATTATTGTCATCAGTTCTTCGGATCATATTGATGATATTAAAGAATCCTATCGTAACAGTGCAAACGGTTATATGGTAAAATCGCCGGATCTGGAAGATTCTCTGTTCTATTTTCAGGAGCTGGCTCACTTTTGGAAATCCGCAATTACCTTACCGAAAAAAGTTTAA